Proteins encoded in a region of the Bacillus marinisedimentorum genome:
- a CDS encoding immune inhibitor A domain-containing protein: MKLPKFLSTAAVLALSVGMLGTSMPAVNTSAANQDVQSPELQAHESHTYGGAPVDLALANDERLIEMLKNGGKIASDATPAEAEKALNEFLKKKAEGLAQGKGELDGKREKVLNEMKEQASENGLVNGKGNKLGHSKEVKGVEEEEWNGGQRVDKVLALLIEYPDFPASSIKAENTDMYYDEYVKEHYTDMLFSDNGYEGPNGENLVSVKQFYEEQSGGSYSIEGEVAGWYKASKPAAAYGGNNSNDNDKDARGLVTEALMAAAADPNLDLNQYDQEDRYDLDGDGDYREPDGLIDHLMIVHSSVGEEAGGGQLGGDAIWSHRWSLGGVTPLPGTEAEVPYWGGAMAAYDYTIEPADGAAGVFAHEYGHDLGLPDEYDTIYSGAGEAVAYWSIMASGSWAGDIPGTEPTGFSAWSKEFLQGTMGESNWLTGQTIDAKDVNSKGIEVLLDEAVTKGKNNDAVRVDLPGKVKVINTPAAGEFEYYGGTGDEADHKMTATVDLTNAGSATLDYDVWYNIEEHWDFGMVQVSEDGGETWTSLSTPNTRSDIVEDGYPAIKENLPGYSGTSDGWIHESINLEQYAGKEIMLQFRYMTDWGTTLEGMFVDNISVKADGSEVLFDGAENEESAFAFAGFDKHTGSSTSPHYYLLEWRSHNGVDEGLSHIRRGDSLMTYDSGLVVWYVDEGYDNNWTGMHPGDGFLGVVDADQHTNYWSDGAAGSTRYQVHDAAFSLDQTEKMFLDYTDLYGITMTDNHTKRIPLFDDSADYSNAGLVDAGRNVPEYGLKFRVTGKSADGTVGKVLIFK, from the coding sequence TTGAAGTTACCTAAATTTTTGTCAACTGCAGCAGTGCTGGCATTAAGTGTAGGCATGTTGGGGACAAGCATGCCTGCAGTTAATACGAGCGCAGCAAATCAGGATGTACAGTCTCCTGAATTACAAGCCCATGAATCCCATACATACGGGGGTGCGCCTGTCGACCTGGCGCTCGCAAATGATGAGCGGCTTATCGAAATGCTGAAAAACGGAGGCAAAATCGCAAGCGATGCGACTCCTGCTGAAGCTGAGAAAGCGCTGAATGAGTTTTTAAAGAAAAAGGCTGAAGGGCTGGCACAGGGTAAAGGCGAACTGGATGGTAAAAGGGAAAAAGTTTTAAATGAAATGAAGGAACAGGCATCTGAAAATGGATTGGTGAACGGTAAAGGCAATAAGCTTGGCCACTCCAAAGAAGTTAAGGGTGTTGAAGAGGAAGAATGGAATGGGGGACAGCGGGTCGATAAGGTTCTCGCCCTTTTGATCGAATATCCTGATTTCCCTGCGTCTTCCATTAAAGCTGAAAACACCGATATGTACTATGATGAATATGTGAAAGAGCATTACACGGATATGTTGTTCAGCGATAACGGCTATGAAGGGCCTAATGGTGAAAACCTTGTGTCCGTGAAACAATTCTATGAAGAGCAATCCGGCGGCAGCTATTCCATCGAAGGGGAAGTGGCCGGATGGTATAAAGCATCAAAACCGGCAGCTGCATATGGCGGAAATAACAGTAACGATAACGATAAAGACGCCCGCGGCCTTGTAACAGAAGCGCTGATGGCGGCAGCAGCAGATCCCAATCTGGATTTGAACCAGTATGACCAGGAGGACCGGTATGACCTTGATGGCGATGGAGACTACCGTGAGCCGGATGGCTTGATTGACCATTTGATGATCGTCCATTCCTCAGTCGGTGAAGAGGCCGGCGGCGGACAGCTTGGCGGAGATGCCATTTGGTCCCATCGCTGGAGTCTTGGCGGAGTTACACCTCTTCCTGGGACAGAAGCTGAAGTTCCTTACTGGGGCGGAGCAATGGCGGCTTATGACTATACAATCGAACCGGCTGACGGGGCTGCGGGTGTATTCGCACATGAGTATGGCCACGATTTAGGCCTGCCGGATGAGTACGACACCATTTATTCCGGTGCCGGCGAGGCGGTAGCCTACTGGTCGATTATGGCGAGCGGAAGCTGGGCCGGGGACATTCCTGGCACCGAACCGACCGGCTTCAGCGCCTGGTCGAAAGAGTTTTTGCAGGGAACGATGGGTGAAAGCAACTGGCTGACGGGCCAAACCATTGATGCAAAAGATGTTAACAGCAAAGGTATTGAAGTCCTCCTTGATGAGGCGGTTACGAAAGGCAAAAATAACGATGCTGTCCGTGTTGACTTGCCAGGCAAGGTGAAAGTCATCAACACGCCGGCTGCGGGTGAATTTGAATACTACGGTGGCACCGGCGATGAAGCGGACCACAAAATGACGGCAACGGTCGATCTGACCAATGCCGGTAGTGCGACATTGGATTATGATGTGTGGTATAACATTGAAGAGCACTGGGATTTCGGCATGGTACAGGTGTCTGAAGACGGCGGCGAAACATGGACATCGCTGTCCACTCCAAACACAAGGTCTGATATTGTGGAAGATGGATATCCTGCCATTAAAGAAAACCTGCCAGGATACTCGGGCACAAGCGACGGCTGGATTCATGAGTCAATCAACCTGGAACAATATGCCGGCAAAGAGATCATGCTGCAGTTCCGCTATATGACAGACTGGGGCACGACTCTGGAAGGTATGTTCGTCGATAATATCAGCGTAAAGGCTGACGGCAGTGAAGTGCTCTTTGACGGAGCGGAAAATGAAGAGAGTGCGTTTGCCTTTGCCGGATTTGACAAGCATACCGGTTCATCCACTTCTCCACACTACTACTTGCTGGAATGGCGTTCCCATAATGGCGTTGATGAAGGGCTTTCCCACATCCGCCGCGGTGACAGCCTGATGACATACGATTCAGGCCTTGTTGTATGGTATGTCGATGAAGGGTATGACAACAACTGGACAGGCATGCACCCTGGCGATGGTTTCCTCGGTGTAGTAGATGCCGATCAGCATACGAACTACTGGAGCGATGGAGCCGCAGGTTCTACCCGTTACCAGGTGCACGATGCAGCATTCAGCCTGGACCAGACTGAAAAAATGTTCCTTGATTATACTGATTTGTACGGAATTACAATGACAGATAATCACACCAAACGCATACCATTGTTCGATGATAGTGCCGACTACAGCAACGCTGGCCTTGTCGATGCCGGCCGCAACGTGCCGGAATACGGCTTGAAGTTCCGTGTGACCGGCAAGAGTGCGGATGGAACGGTTGGTAAAGTATTAATATTTAAGTAA
- a CDS encoding short-chain fatty acid transporter has product MLTKIADAFSEAVRKYLPDAFIIAVLMTLFVLAVAVIMNPSDAGTMVKSWGEGFWVYLAFTMQMVLLLMTGMALAAVPFIRRGLEKLAGFAKSPNQAYVLTFLISTAAYYINWGLAVIVGAIIAREVGKRNRNAHFPLLVASAYAPTVLYTAGLSSSIGLTIATEGHFLADTMGVIPTSETIFHPSTIMIFIALVVTIPVFITMMAPTKRIKGYDGKDPVKESRRGSNATPAEPLTPARKLETTPVLGMVTGVIGFIYVIFQFINGHGLDLNIINLFFLSAGLFFHRSLGQFAEAFKDAAGSISPIILQFPFYAGIIAVLGSSGLGAAIIDGMRAVSTTETFNLFTYWTAGVINILAPSGGGQWALQGPLQVPAGMELGVDPAMIAMSVGWGDAWTNLIQPFWALPILSVVGLGIRDIMGYCILLSIWVGVLTSVLIFFLY; this is encoded by the coding sequence ATGCTGACGAAGATAGCCGATGCATTTTCAGAAGCGGTCCGCAAATATTTGCCTGATGCATTCATCATCGCTGTGTTGATGACTCTATTTGTGCTGGCGGTTGCCGTCATCATGAATCCATCGGATGCAGGGACAATGGTCAAGTCCTGGGGAGAAGGTTTCTGGGTTTATCTGGCGTTTACGATGCAGATGGTGCTTCTTCTTATGACCGGAATGGCGCTGGCTGCCGTGCCGTTTATCCGGCGGGGGCTTGAAAAGCTGGCAGGCTTTGCGAAGAGTCCGAATCAGGCTTACGTTTTAACCTTCCTAATTTCGACAGCCGCTTATTATATTAACTGGGGGCTTGCTGTCATTGTCGGTGCCATCATTGCCAGGGAAGTCGGCAAAAGAAACAGGAATGCCCACTTTCCATTATTGGTTGCATCCGCCTATGCCCCGACGGTTTTGTATACTGCCGGCTTATCCAGTTCAATCGGATTGACGATTGCGACAGAAGGTCACTTTCTTGCTGATACAATGGGCGTGATCCCGACCTCAGAGACGATTTTCCATCCTTCTACTATTATGATTTTCATTGCTCTGGTCGTTACCATTCCAGTTTTCATTACGATGATGGCTCCCACAAAAAGGATTAAAGGTTATGATGGGAAGGATCCGGTTAAGGAAAGCCGCCGGGGATCAAATGCAACTCCGGCTGAGCCGCTGACACCTGCCCGCAAGCTTGAAACCACTCCTGTTCTGGGCATGGTTACAGGTGTGATCGGTTTTATCTATGTGATTTTTCAGTTCATAAACGGTCACGGCCTGGACTTGAATATTATCAATCTATTCTTTCTTTCTGCCGGGTTGTTTTTTCATCGTTCATTGGGGCAGTTTGCGGAAGCCTTCAAAGACGCGGCAGGCTCTATTTCGCCCATTATTTTGCAGTTCCCGTTTTATGCCGGAATCATCGCCGTATTGGGAAGCTCTGGCCTGGGCGCAGCCATTATAGACGGAATGAGAGCCGTCTCAACAACGGAAACTTTCAATCTGTTCACTTATTGGACGGCGGGTGTCATAAACATTCTTGCTCCGTCAGGCGGCGGACAGTGGGCACTGCAGGGGCCTTTGCAGGTACCGGCAGGAATGGAACTGGGCGTTGATCCGGCGATGATCGCGATGTCAGTCGGCTGGGGAGATGCCTGGACGAATTTGATCCAGCCGTTTTGGGCTTTGCCGATTTTGAGTGTGGTCGGTTTAGGTATCCGGGATATTATGGGGTACTGTATTTTATTGAGTATTTGGGTGGGGGTTCTTACGAGTGTTTTGATTTTCTTCCTTTACTGA
- a CDS encoding CocE/NonD family hydrolase, with translation MKPAIFRLLIAGALMIVLFAIPSVGVFAQNGNETGSQQWTSYDRAPEYEVVHETDISITMRDGVILNADVYRPAASSGDKFPVIVTQTPYNKNAPLAAGNEYFVQRGYVHVVVDVRGTGGSQGAWDSFGEAEQRDGYEIVEWAANQPWSDGNVGLWGNSYMAINQILTASQQPPGLKAIFPIVPMGDTYRDIVMSGGLVNTGFIPMWLGLVSSTSILPPTYTAEDPVRATTTVIGHSASALNFQTNTLTSVMTGGEVAYDGPFHRQRSPLEVVDQVNVPTFIVGGLHDIFQRGEPLLYEKLKKNVPAKLLMGNWTHGNVGEGLPADGIPVLDQVALRWFDHYLKGMNTKPQQIPDVTQFVLGEERFETQVDWPHPDAGADKFYLRSGNKLSTNPPNHSESADIMLQEPVNGICSSSTNQWLAGLVDAVPCTKDNRLTELTEVTYTTEPLAEDLKISGPIGAEINISTTSRDAVLSVRVTDVAPDGTSRELTAGWLAASFRAVDESKSRYLDGENVQPWHPFTKDSVMPVEPGEPMKLNVEIFPTNAMVIAGHRLRVAIGPSDFPHSVAPAPMQLEQLGGTVSLLHDDGHASFVTLPVVK, from the coding sequence GTGAAGCCAGCTATTTTCAGATTGCTCATTGCAGGTGCATTGATGATTGTGTTGTTTGCTATTCCGTCAGTGGGAGTCTTTGCTCAGAATGGGAACGAAACGGGGAGTCAGCAGTGGACATCGTATGACCGTGCCCCTGAATATGAAGTGGTGCATGAAACGGATATTTCGATCACAATGCGGGACGGTGTCATTTTGAATGCTGATGTATATCGGCCGGCGGCAAGTTCTGGCGATAAGTTTCCAGTGATCGTGACGCAGACGCCTTATAACAAAAATGCCCCGCTGGCAGCAGGAAATGAGTATTTTGTTCAGCGCGGTTATGTTCACGTTGTTGTCGATGTCCGCGGGACAGGCGGATCGCAGGGTGCATGGGATTCGTTCGGTGAAGCAGAGCAACGGGACGGTTACGAGATCGTCGAGTGGGCTGCCAATCAGCCTTGGAGTGACGGCAATGTCGGGCTGTGGGGCAACTCCTATATGGCGATCAATCAAATTTTGACCGCTTCTCAGCAGCCGCCCGGCCTGAAAGCGATTTTCCCGATTGTACCGATGGGTGATACATACCGGGATATCGTCATGTCAGGCGGCCTGGTCAATACAGGATTCATTCCGATGTGGCTGGGGCTCGTCAGTTCAACGAGCATCCTGCCGCCGACGTATACTGCAGAGGATCCGGTAAGAGCGACTACGACGGTAATCGGCCACTCTGCTTCGGCATTAAATTTTCAGACAAACACGTTAACCTCCGTGATGACAGGCGGCGAGGTGGCATATGACGGCCCGTTCCACCGGCAGCGCTCGCCGCTTGAAGTGGTGGATCAAGTTAACGTTCCGACCTTCATTGTCGGCGGTTTGCATGATATTTTTCAGCGCGGGGAGCCGCTTCTTTATGAAAAATTGAAGAAGAACGTGCCGGCAAAGCTTTTAATGGGGAATTGGACGCACGGCAATGTAGGTGAGGGTTTGCCCGCTGACGGGATTCCAGTCCTAGACCAGGTTGCTTTGCGGTGGTTCGATCATTATTTGAAAGGGATGAACACGAAGCCGCAGCAAATTCCGGATGTTACTCAGTTTGTGCTAGGTGAGGAACGTTTTGAAACACAGGTGGATTGGCCGCACCCGGATGCTGGGGCGGATAAATTTTATTTGCGTTCGGGAAACAAGTTATCAACGAACCCTCCGAATCATTCGGAATCTGCGGATATCATGCTCCAGGAGCCGGTCAACGGCATTTGTTCGAGCAGCACGAATCAGTGGCTGGCCGGTTTGGTTGATGCGGTGCCGTGTACGAAGGATAACCGGTTGACGGAACTGACCGAAGTCACATATACGACAGAGCCTCTGGCGGAAGATTTGAAGATATCCGGTCCAATCGGGGCAGAGATTAACATATCAACAACATCCAGAGATGCTGTTTTATCTGTAAGGGTGACCGATGTAGCTCCGGATGGAACCTCAAGAGAATTGACAGCAGGCTGGCTGGCAGCTTCATTCCGGGCAGTTGACGAGTCGAAGAGCCGCTACCTGGATGGAGAAAATGTTCAGCCGTGGCACCCGTTCACGAAGGATTCGGTGATGCCGGTTGAACCAGGTGAGCCGATGAAGTTGAATGTTGAAATTTTCCCGACCAATGCTATGGTCATAGCCGGCCACCGGCTGCGTGTGGCCATTGGGCCGAGTGATTTCCCGCATTCGGTTGCTCCGGCACCGATGCAGCTGGAGCAGCTCGGCGGCACGGTGAGTTTGCTGCATGATGACGGGCATGCTTCGTTTGTGACGCTGCCGGTTGTTAAATAG
- a CDS encoding OmpA family protein: MNKKYRRLLANDSKENDFWPSFTDLLTTILLVILLVLLGIITKEQLEAKAKGEELEAQAAKIEQQEEVINYLMGVKKEIIEDLIAEFEKTDLKMEIDEKTGAIKFQNDLLFETGKSDIRPEFKQQLQSFIPTYIDIIYGKYSEHLAEIVVEGHTDDVGQFMNNLELSQNRAFSVVRYVLSDEFGDFPYKGEVKDVITANGRSESQLKYLDDDKKEVDRKNSRRVEFKFRLKTNTEWDKLFNDVEGAEFVEGA, translated from the coding sequence ATGAATAAAAAATACAGGCGGCTTCTTGCAAATGACTCAAAGGAAAATGATTTCTGGCCTTCATTCACGGATTTGCTCACAACAATCCTGCTCGTGATTTTACTGGTCTTGCTCGGCATCATTACGAAGGAACAGCTGGAAGCGAAAGCGAAAGGCGAGGAATTGGAGGCGCAGGCGGCGAAAATTGAGCAGCAGGAAGAAGTCATCAATTATTTGATGGGTGTCAAAAAAGAAATCATTGAGGACTTGATTGCGGAATTCGAGAAAACGGATTTGAAAATGGAAATTGACGAGAAAACAGGGGCGATCAAGTTCCAGAATGACCTTCTTTTTGAAACGGGGAAATCGGACATACGGCCGGAGTTCAAACAGCAGCTCCAGTCGTTCATCCCGACCTACATCGATATCATTTACGGCAAGTATTCCGAACACCTGGCGGAAATCGTCGTGGAGGGGCATACGGATGATGTCGGCCAGTTCATGAATAATCTTGAGCTGTCGCAAAACCGGGCCTTTAGCGTTGTCCGCTATGTACTGAGCGATGAATTCGGCGACTTCCCATATAAGGGGGAAGTGAAGGATGTCATCACCGCCAACGGCCGTTCCGAAAGCCAGCTGAAATACCTTGATGATGACAAAAAGGAAGTCGACCGGAAAAACTCGCGGCGCGTTGAATTCAAGTTCAGGCTGAAGACGAATACGGAGTGGGACAAGCTCTTTAATGATGTGGAAGGGGCGGAGTTTGTTGAAGGCGCCTGA
- a CDS encoding YcjF family protein produces MTAREESIVDSLKKRLTDEFFKIEKNDNLTPDQKADKIIFTTSALCAGIALQPIPFADMAILTPIQIFMAKKLGDVRGLPMTKEKAAEIVKVVGGVIGLGFAAQQTAIGLYKIGLPGLGGFMSVPLVAGLTYGIGKAVDTYMIITKQGRTPTADEIKKVFRQSKKEGKKIKPKLLSGSEGQADENK; encoded by the coding sequence ATGACGGCTAGAGAAGAAAGCATTGTGGACAGCTTAAAAAAGCGGCTGACAGATGAATTTTTCAAAATCGAGAAAAACGATAATCTCACGCCTGACCAAAAGGCCGACAAGATTATTTTCACTACTTCTGCCCTCTGTGCAGGCATCGCCCTGCAGCCGATCCCGTTTGCGGATATGGCCATCCTGACACCAATCCAGATTTTCATGGCGAAAAAGCTCGGGGATGTGAGAGGGCTCCCGATGACAAAGGAAAAAGCGGCTGAAATCGTAAAAGTGGTCGGCGGCGTCATCGGCCTCGGCTTTGCCGCCCAGCAGACGGCGATCGGCCTGTATAAAATCGGCTTGCCGGGACTTGGCGGCTTCATGTCGGTTCCGCTCGTTGCGGGGCTGACCTATGGAATCGGGAAAGCGGTCGATACGTATATGATCATCACAAAACAGGGCCGGACGCCGACTGCTGATGAGATTAAAAAGGTTTTCCGCCAGTCCAAAAAAGAAGGCAAGAAAATCAAGCCGAAGCTGCTGAGCGGATCAGAAGGGCAAGCGGATGAAAATAAATAA
- a CDS encoding chitobiase/beta-hexosaminidase C-terminal domain-containing protein — translation MSSFALAVLLLVSTFAGPLMPLYAEEAPGDLIFSEYVEGSGYNKAIEIYNGTGSSVDLSDYLVELYANGSSVPTGTYNLSGTLESGDVFVIANSQAGEAVKARADAESGITNFNGDDALVLKKQDNVIDSIGQVGVRDLFGADVTLVRMASVTAGDTDPSDAFDRSAQWEVFSKDTFDYLGSYEMPETEPVELQTIDNARQADKGTEVKVQGIVTASFEAGGQTNLFIQDHTAGIIVRGPVLAPKIGDEITAQGEMSSYYGMEQILASSMNVEVVQAEQGVPEAQPVSSADFSNENGEAIEAELVEAGDVEIVSVNQYGDYTARDENGAFLITPEEDNLVQVGETYELVRGVVNYSFGAYKLVPRDRFDVIDVVFSVKADPADGTIFAGTPVELMTAEEGASIHYTLDGTDPTAASQTYEGPIELTENTAVKAVAVRANGETSEIVEFTYKILAPIEEAKIHDIQGAGHFSPYEGYKVEDVEGIVTALDGRNGFYMQEPEPDNDIATSEGIYVYKRGSGVEIGDLVSVTGEVKEWREDGYSDAKDLLTTQITAHEAEVVESGVAVPAPIVIGEDRVPPTEVIEDDEMNTFDPETDGLDFYESLEGMLIQLDDPKITGPEKYDEVPVFVETSKHQLRTDAGGLLISPEDYNPERMLIDVDGYDLNVKTGDYFDGAVTGVVSYDYSNFKIRPVGALPEVVNGGTDREVTKLKGLKPKLTVASYNVENFSAATDPEKAAKIAESIVYNLNTPDIIGLVEMQDNNGPEDDGTVSADKSYQVLIEAIKDAGGAEYAFTDIAPVDKMDGGQPGGNIRVGFLYNPDRVSLPEKPKGDATTAVGVDENGLTLNPGRIDPMNEAFDDSRKSLAAEFEFNGEKVIVIANHFNSKGGDGALFGAEHPVVLGSEVQRLKQAEVINGFVQEILAEDPNANVVVLGDLNDFEFSAPVDLLEGDILTNMMEKLPAEERYTYIYQGNSQVLDHILVSNNLAHRTKIDSVNINSDFSYADGRASDHDPVLAQVHFKKAK, via the coding sequence ATGAGCAGTTTTGCATTAGCTGTCTTGCTGTTGGTTAGTACATTTGCAGGTCCGCTAATGCCGCTGTATGCAGAAGAAGCGCCAGGAGATCTTATTTTTTCAGAGTATGTTGAAGGCAGCGGTTATAACAAGGCCATTGAGATTTATAATGGTACCGGCAGTTCTGTCGATCTATCGGACTATTTGGTTGAATTATATGCAAATGGAAGTTCAGTGCCTACTGGTACATATAATCTTTCGGGTACACTGGAATCCGGTGATGTATTTGTTATCGCCAATAGCCAGGCTGGAGAAGCGGTGAAAGCCCGGGCCGATGCTGAAAGCGGTATCACCAATTTTAATGGTGACGATGCCCTTGTATTGAAGAAGCAGGACAACGTGATCGATTCAATCGGACAGGTTGGCGTAAGGGATTTGTTTGGTGCTGATGTGACACTAGTCCGCATGGCAAGTGTCACTGCAGGTGACACCGATCCTTCAGATGCCTTTGACCGCTCTGCACAGTGGGAGGTATTCTCTAAGGACACGTTTGACTACCTCGGTTCCTATGAGATGCCTGAGACGGAGCCTGTCGAACTGCAAACCATTGACAATGCCCGCCAGGCTGATAAAGGAACAGAGGTGAAAGTGCAGGGGATAGTTACGGCTTCATTTGAAGCAGGCGGACAGACGAATTTATTTATTCAGGACCACACAGCCGGAATCATTGTGCGGGGCCCTGTACTGGCGCCAAAGATTGGTGATGAGATCACTGCGCAGGGTGAAATGTCCAGCTATTACGGCATGGAGCAGATCCTGGCTTCGTCGATGAATGTGGAAGTCGTACAGGCAGAACAAGGCGTGCCGGAAGCACAGCCTGTGTCTTCTGCTGATTTTTCCAATGAAAACGGCGAAGCAATTGAGGCAGAGCTGGTTGAAGCCGGCGATGTCGAAATAGTATCCGTCAACCAATACGGGGATTATACTGCCAGAGATGAAAACGGCGCGTTCCTTATCACGCCGGAAGAAGACAATCTAGTTCAAGTGGGGGAAACATATGAGCTTGTCCGCGGTGTAGTCAATTACAGCTTTGGTGCATATAAATTGGTTCCGCGCGATCGGTTTGATGTGATCGATGTCGTTTTTTCTGTAAAAGCGGATCCGGCAGACGGAACCATTTTTGCAGGGACACCGGTTGAATTGATGACAGCGGAGGAAGGGGCTTCCATCCATTATACACTTGATGGAACCGACCCGACGGCTGCCAGCCAAACGTATGAGGGACCGATTGAGCTCACAGAAAATACGGCCGTCAAAGCGGTGGCTGTCCGTGCAAATGGGGAAACAAGTGAAATCGTCGAATTCACGTATAAGATCCTGGCACCGATCGAGGAAGCGAAGATCCATGATATTCAGGGTGCAGGACATTTTTCGCCATATGAAGGGTACAAAGTGGAAGATGTTGAAGGGATTGTCACAGCATTGGACGGCAGGAACGGATTTTACATGCAAGAGCCTGAGCCCGACAATGATATCGCCACTTCTGAAGGGATTTACGTGTACAAGCGCGGCTCAGGTGTTGAAATCGGCGACCTCGTTTCTGTTACAGGTGAAGTGAAAGAATGGCGCGAGGATGGCTACAGTGATGCGAAAGACTTGCTGACAACGCAGATTACGGCACATGAAGCGGAAGTGGTTGAGTCTGGAGTTGCGGTGCCGGCTCCAATCGTCATTGGGGAAGACAGGGTGCCTCCAACTGAAGTCATTGAAGATGACGAAATGAACACATTTGACCCGGAAACAGATGGACTGGATTTTTATGAAAGCCTTGAAGGCATGCTGATCCAGTTGGATGACCCGAAGATCACCGGGCCGGAAAAATACGATGAAGTGCCGGTTTTTGTTGAAACAAGCAAGCACCAGCTGCGCACGGATGCAGGGGGGCTGCTCATTTCACCGGAGGATTACAATCCGGAACGCATGCTTATTGATGTGGATGGGTATGACTTGAATGTTAAAACGGGTGATTACTTCGACGGCGCCGTTACCGGTGTTGTAAGCTATGATTACAGCAACTTTAAAATCCGGCCGGTTGGTGCATTGCCGGAAGTGGTGAATGGCGGAACGGACCGTGAAGTGACAAAGCTGAAGGGCTTGAAGCCGAAGCTGACAGTTGCAAGCTACAATGTGGAGAACTTCTCAGCTGCAACTGACCCGGAAAAAGCTGCGAAAATTGCCGAGTCAATTGTTTACAACCTGAATACGCCGGATATCATCGGTCTCGTGGAAATGCAGGATAATAACGGGCCTGAAGATGACGGCACCGTATCAGCTGATAAAAGCTACCAGGTTTTGATTGAGGCGATCAAGGATGCCGGCGGGGCGGAATATGCCTTCACTGACATCGCCCCTGTTGACAAAATGGACGGCGGGCAGCCGGGTGGGAATATCAGAGTCGGATTCCTGTATAACCCGGACCGTGTTTCGCTGCCTGAAAAGCCGAAAGGGGATGCTACAACGGCAGTAGGAGTTGATGAAAACGGCTTAACGCTCAACCCGGGCCGTATTGATCCGATGAATGAGGCTTTCGACGATTCGCGCAAATCGCTTGCCGCCGAATTTGAATTCAATGGGGAAAAGGTTATCGTCATTGCCAATCACTTCAATTCAAAAGGCGGAGACGGTGCGCTGTTCGGCGCAGAACACCCTGTTGTGCTCGGCAGTGAAGTCCAGCGCCTGAAGCAGGCAGAAGTCATCAACGGCTTTGTGCAGGAAATACTTGCTGAAGATCCAAACGCGAATGTAGTCGTTCTCGGGGATTTGAACGATTTTGAATTCTCGGCGCCGGTCGATCTGCTTGAGGGAGATATCCTTACAAATATGATGGAGAAGCTGCCGGCTGAAGAGCGGTATACGTACATTTACCAGGGCAATTCCCAGGTGCTTGACCACATTTTGGTCAGCAATAACCTGGCCCATCGGACGAAAATTGATTCTGTGAATATCAATTCGGATTTCTCCTATGCAGATGGACGTGCGAGTGACCATGATCCGGTACTGGCACAGGTTCATTTTAAAAAAGCGAAATAA